Proteins encoded together in one Chthonomonadales bacterium window:
- a CDS encoding acetylxylan esterase, which translates to MPVFEMPLTQLRAYGGTNPRPDDFDAYWDAALAEMRAVDADVELVPYPLHAPFAECFDLYFTGVRGARVHAKYLRPRHAGGSHPAVLQFHGYSGSSGDWADKLNYVALGYSVAALDCRGQGGQSEDVGGVRGNTLRGHVIRGLDDAPERLLFRDIFLDCAQLARIVMALPEVDAARVGAMGGSQGGGLTLACAALEPGVRRAAAVYPFLCDYQRVWEMDLAAAAYEEIRTFFRMFDPLHEREGEIWRRLGYVDCQHLAPRIRGEVLMITGLMDTVCPPSTQFAAYNKIESPKRMLLYPDYGHEGIPGSGDRIYEFLAGL; encoded by the coding sequence TTGCCCGTTTTCGAGATGCCGCTCACCCAGTTGCGCGCCTATGGCGGCACCAATCCGCGCCCCGACGACTTCGACGCGTACTGGGACGCCGCGCTCGCCGAGATGCGCGCCGTCGACGCCGATGTGGAACTCGTCCCCTACCCCTTGCACGCCCCGTTCGCCGAGTGCTTCGACCTCTACTTCACCGGCGTGCGCGGGGCGCGCGTGCACGCCAAGTACCTGCGTCCGCGCCACGCCGGAGGGTCGCACCCGGCCGTGCTCCAATTCCATGGCTACTCGGGCAGCTCTGGCGACTGGGCCGACAAGCTCAACTACGTGGCGCTGGGGTATTCGGTGGCCGCGCTGGACTGCCGCGGGCAGGGCGGGCAGTCCGAGGACGTGGGGGGCGTGCGCGGGAACACGCTGCGCGGTCATGTGATCCGCGGCCTCGACGACGCGCCGGAGCGGCTGCTGTTTCGCGACATCTTCCTAGACTGCGCCCAACTCGCGCGCATCGTGATGGCCTTGCCGGAGGTAGACGCGGCGCGCGTCGGCGCGATGGGCGGCTCGCAGGGCGGCGGCCTGACGCTGGCGTGCGCGGCGCTGGAGCCCGGCGTGCGCCGGGCGGCGGCGGTCTACCCATTCCTGTGCGACTATCAGCGCGTGTGGGAGATGGATCTTGCCGCGGCCGCTTACGAGGAGATCCGCACCTTCTTCCGCATGTTCGATCCGCTCCACGAGCGGGAGGGCGAGATCTGGCGTCGCCTGGGCTACGTGGACTGCCAGCACCTGGCTCCGCGCATTCGCGGCGAGGTGCTGATGATCACGGGGCTCATGGACACGGTGTGCCCACCCTCGACGCAGTTCGCCGCCTACAACAAGATCGAATCGCCGAAGCGGATGCTGCTCTACCCCGACTACGGGCACGAGGGCATTCCCGGCTCCGGCGACCGAATCTACGAGTTCCTTGCGGGTCTGTGA
- a CDS encoding SOS response-associated peptidase — translation MCGRFTLTRATDQVARRFAAEQLVLPIAPSYNVAPGQAVAAITDWGGRRVLEPLRWGLVPFWAKEPAIGNRLINARAETLAEKPAFRNALTRRRCLVPADGFYEWRQEGGKRQPMYVHMRDGELFAFAGLWEEWLSPDGSPLRTCAVITVPPNALMAEIHNRMPAILAPDDEASWLGGAGKRVEDLLSLLAPYDDRGMEAYPVSRRVNAPTVNDASCIEPLADEG, via the coding sequence ATGTGCGGAAGGTTCACGCTCACCCGAGCCACCGACCAGGTGGCGCGGCGCTTCGCCGCCGAGCAGCTCGTGCTGCCGATCGCGCCCAGCTACAACGTGGCGCCCGGCCAGGCGGTCGCCGCCATCACGGACTGGGGCGGGCGCAGAGTGCTGGAGCCCCTGCGATGGGGTCTCGTCCCCTTCTGGGCGAAGGAACCGGCCATCGGCAACCGGCTGATCAACGCCCGCGCCGAGACGCTGGCGGAGAAGCCCGCGTTCCGCAACGCACTGACGCGCAGGCGCTGTCTCGTCCCGGCCGACGGCTTCTACGAGTGGCGCCAGGAGGGCGGGAAGCGCCAGCCGATGTACGTGCACATGCGTGACGGTGAGCTCTTCGCCTTCGCCGGCCTCTGGGAGGAGTGGCTCTCGCCGGACGGCTCGCCGCTGCGAACGTGCGCCGTCATCACCGTGCCGCCGAACGCCCTGATGGCCGAGATCCACAACCGCATGCCCGCGATACTGGCTCCCGACGACGAGGCAAGCTGGCTGGGAGGCGCGGGCAAGCGGGTGGAGGACCTGCTCTCGCTCCTCGCGCCCTACGACGACCGGGGCATGGAGGCCTACCCCGTGTCACGGCGCGTCAACGCGCCCACCGTCAACGACGCCTCCTGCATCGAGCCCCTGGCTGACGAGGGCTAA
- a CDS encoding alpha/beta fold hydrolase, which translates to MAEYKRNADRCQVERPRRGRVHRVARSAALAGAAAGALLAAGSFALAYFGTHPVRLPLWRSPAGEGMPSEDVEFASRDGLRLSGWFVPARGARAVVVLCHGHPFNRCEMLFWARMLWPRYHLLLFDFRAMGRSGGNTCTIGHEETRDLIGAVDYLARRPETRGLPVGVVGLSMGGAAALMAAAEDPRIRAVATHGAYARLDRAIAQRGRVVLGPLGPALSRPATLVGRRWLGVDPCDVAPVKAIERIAPRPVLLMHGERDRIISPEDGRLLARAGGPTAELWEVPGSGHQRVAPGARAEYSRRLNAFLVRALGEPAANRSP; encoded by the coding sequence ATGGCAGAGTATAAGCGAAACGCAGACAGATGTCAAGTCGAACGGCCGCGTCGCGGGCGCGTCCACCGCGTCGCCCGCTCGGCCGCACTGGCGGGCGCCGCCGCCGGGGCGCTCCTGGCCGCGGGCTCCTTCGCCCTGGCCTACTTCGGCACGCACCCGGTCCGCCTGCCGCTCTGGCGCTCGCCGGCTGGCGAGGGAATGCCCAGCGAGGACGTGGAGTTCGCCAGTCGCGACGGGCTGCGTCTCTCCGGCTGGTTCGTGCCGGCGCGGGGCGCCCGCGCCGTCGTTGTGCTGTGCCACGGACACCCGTTCAACCGCTGCGAGATGTTGTTCTGGGCGAGGATGCTCTGGCCGCGCTACCACCTGCTCCTGTTTGACTTCCGCGCGATGGGCCGCAGCGGCGGGAACACCTGCACGATCGGCCACGAGGAGACGCGGGACCTCATCGGCGCCGTCGACTACCTGGCGCGGCGCCCCGAGACTCGCGGCCTGCCGGTCGGCGTTGTGGGGCTCTCGATGGGCGGCGCCGCCGCCCTGATGGCGGCCGCCGAGGACCCGCGGATCCGCGCAGTGGCCACGCACGGCGCCTACGCCCGCCTGGATCGGGCCATCGCGCAGCGGGGCCGCGTCGTTCTAGGCCCACTGGGGCCGGCGCTCTCGCGGCCGGCGACGCTCGTCGGGCGCCGCTGGCTGGGCGTTGACCCCTGCGACGTGGCGCCGGTGAAAGCTATCGAGCGCATCGCCCCGCGCCCGGTGCTGCTGATGCACGGCGAGCGTGACCGGATCATCTCGCCCGAGGACGGCCGCCTGCTGGCGCGCGCGGGCGGGCCCACGGCCGAACTCTGGGAGGTGCCCGGCTCCGGTCACCAGCGCGTGGCGCCCGGGGCCCGCGCCGAGTACTCCCGCCGCCTCAACGCCTTCCTGGTCCGGGCGCTTGGCGAGCCCGCTGCCAACCGTTCGCCATAG
- a CDS encoding MBL fold metallo-hydrolase: protein MVETAKQGRELLGDIAAAHPESGSLAFWWLGQNGFIVKGAGRIIYIDPYLANPPGGGRQTPPPLRPDEVTNADLILGTHDHADHVDRDSLPAMLAASPRARLVVSRVVARRLEKDGYPADRLVGLDDGETREVAGVRVSGIRAAHEFFDRDVELGYPHLGFVVTLNGVTLFHAGDGVPWEGLRAAVSAYRPDAVFVPINGRDGPRYRANCIGNFTFQEAVDLVGAVRPALCVPMHYDMFEGNQERVERFVDYLGAKYPGLAHWVGAVGERALVRAAAR from the coding sequence ATGGTGGAGACGGCGAAGCAGGGCCGGGAGTTGCTTGGCGACATCGCGGCGGCGCATCCGGAGAGCGGCTCGCTGGCCTTCTGGTGGCTCGGCCAGAACGGCTTCATCGTCAAGGGCGCCGGGCGGATCATCTACATCGACCCTTACCTGGCGAACCCGCCAGGCGGCGGGCGGCAGACGCCGCCGCCGCTACGCCCGGACGAGGTGACCAACGCCGACCTGATCCTGGGCACGCACGACCACGCCGACCACGTGGACCGCGACTCGCTGCCGGCGATGCTGGCCGCCTCCCCGCGCGCGCGGCTCGTGGTCAGCCGCGTGGTCGCGCGGCGGCTCGAGAAGGACGGCTACCCGGCCGACCGCCTGGTGGGCCTTGACGACGGCGAGACCAGGGAGGTCGCCGGTGTGCGCGTGAGCGGCATTCGCGCGGCGCACGAGTTCTTTGACCGCGACGTGGAGCTCGGCTATCCGCACCTGGGGTTCGTGGTGACCCTCAACGGCGTCACCCTCTTCCACGCGGGCGACGGCGTGCCGTGGGAGGGCCTGCGGGCCGCCGTGTCGGCGTACCGGCCGGACGCGGTCTTCGTGCCGATCAACGGCCGCGACGGGCCGCGCTACCGGGCCAACTGCATCGGCAACTTCACCTTCCAGGAGGCGGTGGACCTGGTGGGGGCGGTGCGCCCGGCTCTCTGCGTGCCGATGCACTACGACATGTTCGAGGGGAACCAGGAGCGCGTGGAGCGCTTCGTGGACTACCTGGGGGCCAAGTACCCCGGGCTCGCGCACTGGGTAGGCGCGGTGGGCGAGCGCGCCCTTGTGCGTGCCGCCGCGAGGTAG
- a CDS encoding prepilin-type N-terminal cleavage/methylation domain-containing protein, whose protein sequence is MNRRAFTLIELLVVIAIIAILAAILFPVFAQARERARAISCLSNTKQIGTGTYMYVQDYDETYFNCPWDRPGGYNGQAKGISLWWTEVVMPYVKNTQVFSCPSNSGTVGTANYPPVNYKVQYGLNEILLGRQDWQGAPATLGDLKAPTEIGVIADTYSGGGSDPTVFPWGSFWCNTDLDGNGRLEHYWCSSDTSTGWHYGEAKHFNGMNVIYADGHAKFTGPRQTNPSASGVGYDSFLYRNVKVWNDD, encoded by the coding sequence ATGAACCGACGTGCCTTCACGCTGATCGAGCTGCTCGTCGTAATCGCGATCATCGCCATTCTCGCGGCGATCCTGTTCCCGGTCTTCGCGCAGGCCCGGGAGCGAGCCCGTGCCATCTCGTGCCTGTCGAACACCAAGCAGATCGGCACCGGGACGTACATGTACGTGCAGGACTACGACGAGACGTATTTCAACTGCCCCTGGGACCGCCCCGGCGGCTACAACGGCCAGGCCAAGGGCATCAGCCTCTGGTGGACCGAGGTCGTCATGCCGTACGTTAAGAACACGCAGGTCTTCTCGTGCCCGTCGAACAGCGGCACGGTCGGGACGGCCAACTACCCGCCGGTGAACTACAAGGTCCAGTACGGCCTCAACGAGATCCTGCTGGGCCGACAGGACTGGCAGGGCGCCCCGGCCACGCTGGGCGACCTGAAGGCGCCCACGGAGATCGGCGTGATTGCCGACACGTACAGCGGCGGCGGCTCCGATCCCACGGTCTTCCCCTGGGGGTCGTTCTGGTGCAATACCGACCTCGACGGTAACGGCCGTCTGGAGCACTACTGGTGCTCGAGCGACACCAGCACGGGCTGGCACTACGGCGAGGCGAAGCACTTCAACGGCATGAACGTGATCTACGCCGACGGCCATGCCAAGTTCACGGGGCCCAGGCAGACGAACCCGAGCGCCAGCGGAGTCGGCTACGACTCGTTCCTGTATCGCAACGTCAAAGTCTGGAACGATGACTAA
- a CDS encoding GntR family transcriptional regulator, translating into MPGVDKTSPLPRYLQAKRILQDRITRGQYRPGGRLPGERDLAEDLRVSQMTVNKAVLALVDDGWLYRERGRGTFVREGFRPPLPAVLSLGAVVHVGGERPLEDFYLGSLFRGMQHAAMDEPVSLSLLHLPAEGLAERLLEANHDALLVVGPSDSDLPALRHVRREGRRVAMLGASWTDACLPFVDSDNRGGAEAAMEHLVSLRHRLIAGVFSLLDTCNTQDRMLAFRRVLDHHGLRIPSACVVTSGSEFPLSEEARRQVRATLRLKPRPTAYFCGGYFIALEVMRAIREDGLDVPGDVSVVGFDDPVSASHLNPPLTTVRQPLDQMGERTVHMLLQWTRTGEEPAHGVVLPTHLLVRGSSGPAPPSD; encoded by the coding sequence ATGCCCGGCGTTGACAAGACCAGCCCGCTGCCGCGCTATCTGCAGGCCAAGCGCATCCTCCAGGACCGCATCACGCGGGGCCAGTACCGGCCCGGCGGGCGGCTACCGGGCGAGCGCGATCTGGCCGAGGATCTGCGCGTTAGCCAGATGACCGTCAACAAGGCGGTCCTCGCCCTGGTGGACGACGGGTGGCTCTACCGCGAGCGCGGCCGGGGTACCTTTGTGCGGGAGGGGTTCCGCCCTCCGCTGCCCGCCGTGCTGAGCCTGGGCGCCGTCGTGCACGTCGGCGGCGAGCGGCCGCTCGAGGACTTCTACCTCGGCTCCCTGTTTCGCGGCATGCAGCACGCGGCGATGGACGAGCCCGTGAGCCTCTCGCTGCTGCACCTGCCGGCAGAGGGCCTGGCGGAACGCCTGCTCGAGGCGAACCACGACGCGCTTCTGGTGGTCGGCCCGAGCGACTCGGACCTTCCGGCCCTGCGCCACGTGCGCCGCGAGGGCCGGCGCGTCGCGATGCTAGGGGCCTCCTGGACAGACGCCTGCCTTCCGTTCGTGGACAGCGATAACCGGGGGGGCGCCGAGGCCGCGATGGAGCACCTGGTATCGCTCCGCCACCGCCTCATCGCGGGAGTGTTCTCGCTGCTGGATACGTGCAACACTCAGGACCGCATGCTCGCCTTTCGCCGCGTGCTCGATCACCACGGGCTGCGCATTCCGAGCGCCTGCGTGGTCACCAGTGGCAGCGAGTTCCCGCTGTCCGAGGAGGCGCGCCGCCAGGTGCGCGCAACCCTTCGCCTGAAGCCGCGGCCGACCGCGTACTTCTGCGGGGGTTACTTCATAGCGTTGGAGGTGATGCGCGCGATCCGCGAGGATGGCCTGGACGTTCCGGGCGACGTGTCGGTGGTCGGCTTCGACGACCCCGTCTCGGCGTCCCATCTGAATCCGCCGCTCACCACGGTTCGGCAGCCTCTGGACCAGATGGGCGAGCGGACGGTCCACATGCTGCTGCAGTGGACCAGGACCGGTGAGGAGCCGGCCCACGGGGTGGTCCTGCCGACCCACCTCCTGGTGCGCGGGTCCAGCGGCCCCGCGCCTCCATCGGACTGA
- a CDS encoding radical SAM protein: protein MRDPRPASVVVAEDGVCAAIERKHVASLLFTYRCTLACAHCLFDCSPRWPPVRTHTRDAVPWLRQLHATDRIVHVAGGEAMIFWDELLAICRAAGRAGVAPHFVETNATFAVRDDVARDRLAALRDAGVAGLLVSSDPYHQRHCPPERTARCIRVAREVFGERNVVATEARIEALEELRAIGRDPERLAEYARRHPPMLVGRAGDELARHFPDRPVADLLDAAWHGGAGRRDCARELDPATMWEIHIDPAGNVQTCCGIVLGNVRETPLPRLMAGGFLGRSPVVDALHAGGPVELLKLAVDRGYHPRPGYPQKCGMCWELRRFLRPHFPGTLGPAEIYERDDG, encoded by the coding sequence ATGCGTGACCCGCGTCCCGCCTCCGTTGTAGTGGCGGAGGATGGGGTCTGCGCGGCGATCGAGCGCAAGCACGTCGCCAGCCTCCTGTTCACCTACCGCTGCACGCTGGCGTGCGCCCACTGCCTCTTCGACTGCAGCCCCCGCTGGCCGCCCGTGCGCACGCACACCCGCGACGCTGTTCCCTGGCTTCGCCAACTCCACGCCACCGACCGCATCGTGCACGTCGCCGGCGGCGAGGCCATGATCTTCTGGGACGAGCTCCTCGCCATCTGCCGCGCCGCGGGGCGCGCGGGCGTCGCGCCGCATTTCGTCGAGACCAACGCCACCTTCGCCGTTCGCGACGACGTGGCGCGCGACCGCCTCGCCGCGCTTCGCGACGCCGGGGTAGCCGGCCTGCTGGTCAGCAGCGATCCCTACCACCAGCGCCACTGCCCCCCGGAGCGCACGGCGCGCTGCATCCGGGTTGCGCGGGAGGTGTTCGGCGAAAGGAACGTGGTGGCCACAGAGGCGCGGATCGAGGCGCTGGAAGAACTCCGCGCCATCGGGCGCGACCCGGAGCGGCTGGCCGAGTACGCCCGCCGACACCCGCCGATGCTCGTGGGGCGCGCGGGCGACGAGCTGGCGCGGCACTTCCCGGATCGGCCGGTGGCCGACCTGCTCGACGCCGCATGGCACGGCGGCGCCGGCCGCCGAGACTGCGCACGGGAGCTCGACCCTGCGACGATGTGGGAGATCCACATTGACCCCGCCGGCAACGTGCAGACCTGCTGCGGGATCGTGCTGGGCAACGTGCGCGAGACGCCCCTACCCCGATTGATGGCCGGCGGCTTCCTCGGCCGCAGCCCGGTGGTCGACGCGCTGCACGCCGGCGGGCCGGTAGAGCTCCTGAAGCTCGCCGTGGACCGTGGCTACCACCCCAGGCCCGGCTACCCGCAGAAGTGCGGCATGTGCTGGGAGCTGCGCCGGTTCCTGCGCCCGCACTTCCCCGGCACGCTCGGCCCGGCGGAGATCTACGAGCGCGACGACGGATAG
- a CDS encoding FAD-binding oxidoreductase, with product MTASAARRRSALADRAAAAPPLPSDRLERVWAWGMADSVMSHVYRPSTPEGVAEALALARSRGLRVGLRGSGRSYGDAALCAEHICLDLTRMDRILEWNPQTGVARVEPGVTIGDLWQHTIGDGWWPRVVPGTMHPTIGGCAAMNVHGKNNFRVGAIGDHILEFDLMLPSGAIRRCSRTQNADLFHAAIGGLGMLGCFTSLTLALHRVHSGLLSVEPIAVHGLGDMLGVFRERAPTADYLVGWVDCFARGAALGRGLVHEARYLPPGSDPAPAQTLRVASQELPDTFLGVLPRSLMWRFMRPLVNDRGVRLVNAARYLSGWRHHGHVHRESHAGFAFLLDYVPDWHRAYRPVGLIQYQSFIPAARAEPVFAEQIRIAQRHRLPPYLGVLKRHRPDPFLMTHSLDGYSLALDFRVTRTNRARIQALASELDRLVVEAGGRFYFAKDSTLTRESLAAFLDEERVRSFLALKRTCDPDETLQTELYRRLLRR from the coding sequence ATGACCGCCTCCGCCGCGCGCCGTCGAAGCGCGCTGGCCGACCGCGCGGCGGCCGCGCCTCCCCTGCCCTCGGACCGCCTGGAGCGCGTGTGGGCATGGGGCATGGCCGACAGCGTCATGTCCCACGTCTACCGCCCTTCCACGCCCGAGGGCGTGGCGGAGGCGCTCGCCCTGGCGCGCTCGCGCGGGCTGCGAGTGGGACTGCGCGGATCCGGGCGCAGCTATGGAGACGCCGCCCTCTGCGCCGAGCACATATGCCTGGACCTCACGCGGATGGACCGCATCCTCGAGTGGAACCCGCAGACCGGCGTGGCCCGCGTCGAGCCGGGAGTCACCATCGGCGACCTCTGGCAGCACACGATCGGCGACGGCTGGTGGCCGCGCGTGGTGCCCGGCACCATGCACCCCACCATCGGCGGCTGCGCCGCAATGAACGTGCACGGCAAGAACAACTTCCGCGTCGGCGCCATCGGCGACCACATCCTCGAGTTCGACCTCATGCTGCCGAGCGGCGCCATCCGCCGGTGCAGCCGGACCCAGAACGCCGACCTCTTCCACGCCGCCATCGGTGGGCTCGGCATGCTGGGTTGCTTCACCAGCCTCACCCTGGCGCTGCACCGCGTGCACTCCGGCCTCCTGAGCGTCGAGCCGATCGCGGTCCACGGCCTCGGCGACATGTTGGGCGTCTTCCGGGAGCGCGCGCCGACGGCCGATTACCTGGTCGGCTGGGTTGACTGCTTCGCGCGAGGCGCGGCCCTGGGGCGCGGGCTCGTCCACGAAGCGAGGTACCTGCCCCCGGGAAGCGACCCGGCGCCCGCGCAGACGCTGCGCGTCGCCTCTCAGGAGCTTCCCGACACCTTCCTTGGCGTGCTCCCCAGGTCGCTGATGTGGCGCTTCATGCGCCCGCTGGTCAACGACCGCGGCGTGCGGCTCGTTAACGCGGCCAGGTATCTCTCGGGCTGGCGCCACCACGGCCACGTACACCGCGAGTCGCACGCCGGCTTCGCCTTCCTGCTGGATTACGTGCCAGATTGGCACCGGGCCTACCGGCCCGTCGGCCTGATCCAGTATCAGAGCTTCATTCCGGCCGCGCGCGCCGAGCCGGTGTTCGCCGAGCAGATCCGGATCGCTCAGCGCCACCGGCTTCCGCCCTACCTCGGAGTGCTCAAGCGGCATCGGCCCGACCCGTTCCTGATGACCCACTCGCTCGACGGCTACTCGCTCGCGCTCGATTTCCGCGTCACCCGCACGAACCGGGCGCGCATACAGGCGCTCGCCTCCGAGTTGGACCGCCTCGTGGTGGAGGCCGGCGGGCGCTTCTACTTCGCCAAGGACAGCACGCTCACGCGCGAGAGCCTGGCCGCATTCCTGGACGAGGAGCGCGTGCGTTCCTTCCTGGCGCTCAAGCGCACCTGCGACCCGGACGAGACGCTGCAGACGGAGCTCTATCGCCGCCTGCTGCGCAGATAG
- a CDS encoding SDR family NAD(P)-dependent oxidoreductase, with the protein MTFPWKYALVVGASSGMGAAIARRLAEGGCRVALVARREAELGAVASAINAAREPRALTYSHDVTCAEAVPGLFQQIARDLGGLDLVVYAAGVMPLLSEDEYSFEKDRRTVEVNALGAVAWLNEAALRFGRGGAGTIVGLSSVAGDRGRRGMPVYCASKAFLDTYLEALRNRVGRRGVTVVTVKAGPVDTPMTRQVDRKPLLISPERAAEGILRAASRRTGTAYVPGKWRPIMFVLRHVPSALFQKLNI; encoded by the coding sequence ATGACCTTTCCCTGGAAGTACGCCCTCGTCGTCGGCGCCTCCTCCGGCATGGGCGCGGCCATCGCCCGGCGGCTTGCCGAGGGCGGCTGCCGCGTCGCCCTGGTCGCCCGGCGCGAGGCCGAGCTCGGCGCGGTGGCAAGCGCGATCAACGCCGCCAGGGAGCCGCGTGCCCTCACCTACTCCCACGACGTCACCTGCGCCGAGGCCGTGCCCGGTCTCTTCCAGCAGATCGCGCGCGACCTGGGCGGCCTGGACCTGGTGGTCTACGCGGCCGGCGTGATGCCCCTCCTCTCCGAGGACGAGTACAGCTTCGAGAAGGACCGACGCACCGTGGAGGTGAACGCGCTCGGCGCGGTAGCCTGGCTCAACGAGGCCGCGCTGCGCTTCGGGCGCGGCGGGGCCGGCACGATCGTCGGCCTCTCCTCGGTGGCCGGCGACCGGGGCCGCCGCGGCATGCCGGTCTACTGCGCCTCCAAGGCCTTCCTGGACACCTATCTGGAGGCTCTGCGCAACCGCGTCGGGCGGCGCGGGGTCACCGTCGTCACCGTGAAGGCCGGCCCCGTCGACACGCCGATGACGCGCCAGGTCGACCGCAAGCCGCTGCTGATCAGCCCGGAACGCGCAGCCGAGGGCATCCTGCGCGCGGCCTCGCGTCGCACCGGCACGGCCTACGTGCCGGGCAAGTGGCGCCCCATCATGTTCGTCCTGCGCCACGTCCCCTCCGCCCTCTTCCAGAAGCTGAACATATGA
- a CDS encoding sugar phosphate isomerase/epimerase: MRLAAFPKCYLDALCVERTMSVFDWIELARAHLKPLGVTGLEMYTGFLPSLDPARLGPVRDALAAAGFAMPMLCASPDFTWPDPRRRRAAVEEHRRAIDAAAALGAVTCRVLSGQRRPEVGEAEGIGWVVECIEALLPHAARRGVVLALENHFRDNYWTYPEFAQRADRFRAIVERIDSPWFGVNFDPSNTLLAGEDPIALLRRVAPRVVSMHASDRRPREGVRTSTENLTAYDQLVHGEVGTGLIDYDAVFGILREAGFDGWVSIEDGVDGIEELKRSARFLVARMGI; the protein is encoded by the coding sequence ATGCGGCTCGCCGCGTTCCCCAAGTGCTACCTGGACGCCCTCTGCGTCGAGCGCACGATGAGCGTGTTCGATTGGATCGAGCTCGCCCGGGCGCACCTCAAGCCGCTCGGGGTCACCGGCCTGGAGATGTACACGGGTTTCCTGCCCTCGCTGGACCCGGCGCGCCTCGGCCCGGTGCGAGACGCGCTCGCGGCCGCGGGCTTCGCGATGCCGATGCTTTGCGCCTCGCCGGACTTCACCTGGCCGGACCCGCGGCGCCGCCGCGCGGCGGTGGAGGAGCACCGGCGGGCCATCGATGCCGCCGCCGCGCTCGGCGCGGTCACCTGCCGCGTGCTCTCGGGCCAGCGCCGCCCGGAGGTGGGCGAGGCCGAGGGGATCGGCTGGGTGGTGGAGTGCATCGAGGCGCTGCTGCCGCACGCGGCGCGGCGCGGCGTCGTGCTCGCCCTCGAGAACCACTTCCGCGATAACTACTGGACCTACCCCGAGTTCGCGCAGCGCGCGGACCGCTTCCGCGCCATCGTGGAGCGCATCGACAGCCCCTGGTTCGGCGTCAACTTCGACCCCTCCAACACGCTGCTGGCCGGCGAGGACCCGATCGCGTTGCTGCGCCGCGTGGCTCCCCGTGTGGTGAGCATGCACGCTTCCGACCGGCGCCCCCGCGAGGGCGTGCGCACCAGCACCGAGAACCTCACCGCCTACGACCAGCTCGTTCACGGCGAGGTCGGCACGGGCCTGATCGACTACGACGCGGTGTTCGGCATCCTGCGGGAAGCGGGATTCGATGGCTGGGTATCGATCGAGGACGGCGTGGATGGGATCGAGGAGCTGAAGCGCTCCGCCCGGTTCCTCGTCGCCAGGATGGGTATCTGA